The sequence CTTTCGGATCAATTCCAGCATCTTCTGATTTATATCCATtatgtttttctccaatttAAGAATAGAAGCCTTTAGCTTCTCTATCTCATCTGCTCTTTTCCCACTAGGCatgttgttaaaaaacaaaaacaaaacaaaaacaaagaaaacaattgAGTTGTTATCACAACTGGCGCCGCAGGGAATGAAAATGAACTCGCAGAGTGATAAAAGTTGCGTTCTTCCTTAATCAGAGTCAGGAAGCAAATGATCAGAGTCAGGAAGTGGACAGTTTCAGATGGAGGTGGCTTGGACGTGTGCAGAGGAGGGACAAAATGACGATATAAGGATGCTGGAAATGGAGCTTGTTGATAGGAGGCAAAGAGGAAGACCAAATAGGAGATTTATGGATGTGGTGAGGGAGAACTTGGGAAGCTAAAGGTAGAGTAAAAGATGAAGACTAGGATGTAAATTAAAATACTTGTACAAACGAGCAACCACTTTGAAGAAAGACTTCCTGGGTCACCTTGTTGGCAGGTGACATCTTTTCCTCCAAACGATTCAACAGACCCTCGATGGCAGACATGCGCTTGTTCAACTCGTTTATCTATCAGAGAGCAATGAAACAGATGACATCACCACACATTTGCGTCATGGGAAAAACAAGGATTTGGAAACAGATCTCTTTCTTTAGGTACTTTGACTGAAACATCAAACATTtctttcattgattttttttccctcttctttCTTTCTAATTTTCTTTCTCAGAATTtgattttaaagtcagaattctcactttaatctcagaattctgactttaaagtgagaattttgagaataagtcagaattctcactttaatctcagaattttgactttaaagagagaattctgactttattctcagaattttgactttattctcggaattctgaccttaaagtcagactttaaagtcagactgtaaagtcagaattttgagaataaagtcagaattctcactttcaaGTCAGACTTTCAACTCAggattttgagaataaagtcagaattctcacttttaaAGTCataaattctgagaataaagtaagaatcctgccaaacctttttcccctctcttcactggccctaatcctcttctgtATTATTGTAATATTAAGTCTGGTTCTCTATCAATACACCAAAAGACTGATCTCCTTGGCAACATAAACACATCGCCCTGTTGTCTCGCAGGGCTGGTTCGAGGTATGGATACTATAGGGAGCAGGCAGAAATGTAAAGTGAGCATCATGtgacagcattttattttaataattgtattatctaattttattttactatcaTTTTATCATTCTGAATTTTGCCGCTAATTTTGTGATTGCTACACAGAATTTTTCACTAATTAATGTTGTGTTAAAAGGCTCTGAACATGCACTTCTCTCTCAGTTGCTACTACGCATACAGCTGAACTAACTAATAAtccttttttgtttattatgactttttttccatttatgagCCGCATGGTGATTGTCTTACTGGAGGGTTTTGGCCAAGGTTTTCCTGAGATGAGGCCCGGCTGTTGCGGCGGCGGTGGGGTGGCTGGTACATGGGTGGAAATCGTTGACACTCCTCCTCATCAGACGTGTCAATGTACTGCTGACGAGCCACCGAGCTGATCTTGGACAAAGATCGGGTCCGAACCATCCGATTCTCACCATAATCATCTGgagcagaggggaaaaaaaaaaaaaaaaaaagtcttacgcGAGTTAACACGTAAACCTTTACATTTATGCAAATGAGTCAGTGGAATTTGTTTTTCACCAGCTCTCATTGCGAAACGATCCAAACTTCTCCTGCGATTCATTCTCTGTTGGTTCAAGTCGTATTCTGCATCATTCCTGTATGCTCGATCCTCCTGAATTTGCTGAGTTGTAACACAGAAACACAGAAATATAACTCTACCTGTAACAAAAGTGAATCCTAAATATTAatgaaaataccaaaaataGCTCTCGAGCACACCCCAAAAGTTTGTTTCTCTTATCCCTCTATCTTAACTTCTTCGGGTTTTTATATCGGTTTTTGCTGTTACTTTGTTGACAAATTTTCCTTGTAAATGCCTTAACAATGTAATTGTAGACACATTTTAAACAGTAGTAGGCTGATTATGCTCACACAACTCTGTTCCTTAAATCTTTTTTGCCATCTatggaagaggggaaaaaaaacaagcttcatgactcagcagaaatttcatcaatcattccagctagcaagctaattgCTTTGACCATAGGTAGACCTAAGGCAGAGGTAAGTGCGCtcttctgtttatttatttatttttaaacatgttttcacCAGTGTTGTAGTGCGTCAGTCAAATCAACATAACAAAGTTACACATATTACCAGTAAAAGACATATTAATAGagtaaagtcttttttttttctttttttttgctaaggTGCTCTTGACCAGTTAGTTGTATTAGCAGCTAACAGCTAGCATGTACTCCAGCAAATATGCTAACGTCAGCATTGCTTTGCAACCTTACTGTAATTAGagtaatactaaaaataaactatccatccattttcttaacagcGTACTCCTCACAAACTAGCcttcaaataaaatgtcttatttcAATTGAAAAAGATTTATTCagcaatatttatattttcagcTGCCTGAGTTTCTGTGACGGCTGCCGCTGTACACAGcatgtgaaaaataaatgtctcattaaaaaaatgtaccttGATGATTTAACTGAATGCTCCAATGGTGTGCAGTCAAGGCGCACAAGCTGCTGGCCTAACAAAACTGACCATTATCATTTTCTCATCCTTCTTTTGTCTGCCCAgcttccattagtgtgtatttttttttaaatgtatttatttttttgtcctatcagaatttattttttatttttttatgtgctgcAATGTCAATATAATTGGCCGAGGGCCTTCAATGCCAAAAGTGACAGCCCTTGACACTGAGGCCTACACACTATTTTAGCAATGGCAGATTGTGCTGAAATTTTGTGTGTATTACCTGCACCGATGAGCGCCTTGAGGGGAAGTAGTCTTCTGAGTCAAAGTCGAACGGATGAACTGACAACAGGCGTTTATTTTTACGCATCTAAAAGACAATTTATGTAAAAGAACAACATCATTTTATTGTAGAGTATTAAGtattattctattttgttttaccGATTTGTATCGTTGTGCCTCCATTTCTCCTTGATCATCATCGATAGCAGCGTAGTGGTCTGCAAcacaaaattatttatattttacttaTGTTAAGGTTGTGCCTGTATCAGATTTGTATTACACAGCTAATGAAATCTGGCCTGGaaagccacacccactttcttgaACGAAAGAAATTTGGTCTGGTCAATCAGCTGGCGAAAGCGATTTCCGGCTGAAACATTCAATTCATTTATTTGCTGTGACGAACTGTTCGGCGCCGGAAGTCTTTCATGAAGAATCTTCATGTTTTTACCGCAATGACGACATAAGTCATTCACTACTGTCTCTTTTCGGGTGGCCATGTTGAATTTACTCCGCATCCACCCAACTGCTACTGTTTACACACAGACTTAGCCTAAATCTgaatattatattttatgtaCATATATGTCCTGCTTTTGTGATGTCGTGTCTACCCTTCGCTGATTGGATCTTTTCACTGTCTGTCTGGTAATGTTTGCCCCGCCTCAGAAATGCACTTGATGACGACATGACCTAACTCATCCGCCTGTCACAGCCTTGAGTCTGTTTTCCAAAAGTTGTAATTGACCAATGCCCCATAAGTGGTAATATGTGCTTCAGACGCCCccgcgccaaaaaaaaaaaaatgtccctggAAAAGTGCAACTGAATTAAGTTGCACAACTGCACGCCTACAGTAAACGATGTTAGCTAATTTAATATAGCCTACCCCTGCTAGTAAAATGAATTATAATCTGGCGGTTAGGATAGAGGGAGGTGCACATGGCCACCGGTGCTGTCTCTTTATTGAACTAACAATAACAAGCACCTAACATGCCTCAACTGACACTGTCACTCCACAAACACAGTGGTTAATGCTTGCTAGCCAACTGGGCATCCTTATTCTTCCACTTCCATGTCATTCAACATACCGGTCACAACGGTTATAGGCatgaaatattaataaatagcCTCTATTTCACGGATTTCATCTATTTCGTGGATGCTCTGAACTCAACCACCACGGCAATCAAATTACTGTACTTAATTAACATACTACTCATACTGAAAAGAGTGCAGCCTTTGTGTGTTAGCAACATAGGAATTGAACATATTGCTGTTTATTTGTCCGTTGGAATTGTAAGTATTTTAAGGACTCACTGCTGCGGACATCGGGCATGCTCTGAGTGTCGTCATCTCTTCCACCTGTCACAAAAAAAGTACTTTATTAGCTGTTAGCATATGGTGGTCGATCACATGTGccacatcaggaaaaaaaacaaaaggagcgttttaaaataattttcccGTTTTTCCATAAGTTTCATGTTTTAACATgatcatttcacattttaacatgATATTGTTAAAACATGAAACTTATCATGTACAAACATGAAAcatgtaaaaacatgaaaattataAGTTTCACGTTTTTACATGataattttcacgttttttATATAAGattcatgttatttatttatttataatatttattatgttaaaacGTGACAtggctgatgtttttttttttttttttctccgtttcCTGGTGTAGCaacaatacgcttccgtattcCAATAAACATTGTTAGCATGATGATTTGATTGTCACTTGTGGGAGGACACATGCAATTCTGACAGCCAATTCAATTAGCTGGATTTGTATGCATGGAGAAGGACATGACAAGGGCAATACCAATCCATTTTCTATTCCACTTATTCTCAACAGGGTTGTGGTGTGAGCAGACTTTGAGACATTTTCATCATACAAATGTACTACTTCATGGGGTGTCACACTCACACATAAAGACAAttgaatgaatgtttttggaatgcggCAGTTAGCCGAAGTATCCAGAACTCAtaactcaaggcaccactgcatCGTCAAAATATGAAACACTGTTCAGATCCACTAAGTGCTCACCATCTCCATTCAGCCTCTTGTACAGTGACCTCATCACCTTGGCACTGCCGAAGCGCTTAAAACGGTTACGGATGTTGTCATGGTACCACCCCAGGGTGCCGATCTTCAGAACCCTTGCAGGAGTGAACACGCCGTTGAGTATGGTCGAACTGCAAACCGTACAGGAAATACACGCACACGTGGCTCACCTGGTCATGCGGCAGTTGTCGCACACCCAGCCGTGCTCCTTCTTGTTGTAGCGGCTGCATGACTTGCAGATGAACATGCGGCAGTCCAGGCACTGCCGCTTGCTGTTCACCAGGAACTTAAAAGGTTGCAGGCAGCGGATACAAAGCGAGTCGGCCAAGTTGGTCTGCCCGCCCAGCAGCTCACGCTTGGTGTCCTCCTTCTCGATGGAGTCCTTCAATTTGCTGTCAAACAATAGGAGCTTATTAGTTTGGTGCAGTGGCATGTAAATGcaaaggtgggggggggggcagatggGGCGCTGGCATCAGCATCTGAGAGGGGGAATCAATTGGTCAGATGAGAGGCAAAATGTCTTCTAAGACAACAGAGCAGTCCGGGCTGCAATCCGGTCAATGCTCTGAGAAGTTTGTGATAGATTTGAAAATGAATAACAAAATAATGAgttgcattgtttgtttgttagtgtaTTTGCCAATTGAAAATGGAAATAACCAATGATACACGCATTTGTTTGTTCTTCACATGACTGAAAAACAACTCGGAATCTGacgtacagtatataaatcatGAAAATCTAATTGTTCCTGATAATGGAATTGTGGCCCTGGAAATCCAGTTATGCTTGTGATGACAGCGATTGTGAACGTGATAATGAAATTGTAGATGCTGTCatcagaaggatttttttcatgTGGTTTCACCTACATTCTCTTTCATGGAAATGTTATATTTGTATTACAATTGAATAGTCCTGCAaattgcatgtttgtgtgtgtgtgtgtgtgtgtgtgtgtgcgccccAGGTCTGATAAGATTCTGAGTCTGCTGTGGAGACACAAGAGTGTCTTTGTGGCCTCTCCGTGTGACTGTCATGATGACTGCAGCTTTTCACGCTCACATTCCTTGATTGTTTGCATGAAAACATGCCGCATGACTTCCGTCCAAAGACCTTCAGCAAGTTCCATTAAAACTCAGAATTGATCATGTCACATTCTTAAACTCAAACTCACCACTACGTGAGTTTCTATTTGTGATATAACCCAATGTGGTTGCATGATTGTGCAccataaaatgacaacaaaaaagatTTCAAGTATTTGATGAACATATATCACTATTATATATCAATATGAACAATTCGACCCACCCTAATCGTTCTTCCTCGTTTTTCCGCAGGTTGAAGTCACGTTGAATCACCTCCCAGACATGTTTCGCTTCCTCATCGGTCAGGCGAGACAAATCCAGTTTACTCTCCATGATGAGGTAACCACACTGATGAGGTAAGAAACAAGTCCactgttacttttgttttaattattattaaacatttaATCATTGCGTTGCAGCTGTATTATTGTTTTTGAAACACTGCTTGGTAAATAAAATCTTGATAGCTACAGAAATTCAATGTCCAAGAAGACCACACaagatacaataaaaacatagaaataactcatttaaaacattcaaaatagaaGGTTCTCCAAAACACTTTCAAAGACATCAAAATCCTCCAATTTAAAaagctaactaaaacaaaagtcGGTATAACCAACAAAGACAAAGAGAAGCGGAAAGTCACCtcagtgctgctgctgctgaatcATCCAGCGTTTAACTGAGAAGGTCAGCTGATCACATGTTCACATCCTCCTGACATCATCAGGATCATGCTCACAATAAATACTTTGTTTGCTGAACGGGACACTGAGGAGTTCAGGTATCTACTAGGATCCATTAAGAAAAGTAGTTTTCAGACTGTTACAGTGTTTATTTGTAATTGATAGTAAAAATGAATCCCTATTATTGTACTTTTGCACCAAGGCTCATTGAAGCGAGTATGTTTGTACTTGTACTTTTCCCAGTGTCTGTCTACCAGAGACTTTTTACAGTAAGGGTAGAATGTGGGTACTTTCGCCACCTTTGTGTATTGGTCTTACTTCTGATTCAAGCGATATCAGTTATAAAGCCACCTACTGACACACAAAGCTGAACGTGACAACCATGCCTTGCCCCGTGGCTGCCTGCTGTTGCCTAACAAATGTTCATGCCGCATTTCTTGCATTTGTCGGTTATGCCGAAGTGAATTGCCATCTCGCAGGCAACACCAGCAGCATTAGGGAGGGAATGTACTTttttgtgctttcaaattgatacatttgtttgtttaaaaggtagctttttatttatttattttttgtccagaGGTTAGTGTTTGATCCATGAATGGCTCAATACATTTCTTGGTCCAATTCGAATTGCCATTTAGACAGCCATCTTCAATTGTAGGATGTGCCAATTGAGcgtagaataaaaataaaataaatgaatacataatattaatttgaaaaaaataaaataaaaatctattgtGAATTTTGCTGTTCCGGACAGCAAGTTGTGCAAGTAGAAGTACAGAAGAATTGAGCATTTGGATGGTGTATTGAAAGTAAATGTTATGGTGCAAATTAGGTTCAGCCTGAAATttcaagaatgtcaacatttcccTGTCAAAGCGTGGTAGCGTCGACAACACTATAATTCGCCATCTTCCCCACTAGGTGGTGCAAATGTACCCATGTGGTTGTATCCAGTTGCATGATGGaatcaatggggaaaaaatgcagaTGCCTGTTTGCTATCATCTGCAATAaccaagtatttatttatttattttaaatcatgtttCAAATATTATTCTCTATAAGAATAGAATCCAAGTAGAGTGATACATTATTTACATCtaccatttattttgtttacagtaGTTACAAGCACAATTACATTTGAACGTTACATAAACTTTTAagtacaggtgtcaaactcaaggcccgcgaaagcttgccacaatttttcaaaacTCACCTTAAAATTAAAACCAAATGCAGGGGCAATTATAGAATATGATCAAGCAATTATTCCCACACTGAACATGTTAGGTGAGGGACAAGAAGTAGACACATGACAAGTCTGCAAACAAACACAGTGCAGCTCAGCTTCTGGCTAGCAGACGACATCATGGCTaaccatagtttttttttaaagtatagcACAGTGCAAACACAATTTCCAGTGACATTTAAACAGCCTAATAAGACAACTGTTCAATACATTACTGTATTTTGTCTGCGTCATTTCCCAAAATGAAGATAAACTCTTGATGTTGcattttcctaaaaagaaaagatccaggcagtttgttttgcattttgttcccttactgcagtggtgtccaaacttggccctcgagggctggagcttgctgatgagcttcaggtgtgttggagaagagaaacatccaaaCCCTGCAggcccctcgaggaccgagtttggactGCCTTACTGTATTGAATGTGAACAAAACAATGACCTTAAAACCAAGGTACAGaccaaaaaatgatttttggtGTAGTGTTATACCTTCTTAAATATTTATCCCGTTTTAGCATTCTAACCAGTGACTTTACGAAATCAACTAGTTATAGTATTATTACTATTCTTTGTCGTCATCCCCATCAGACAGCTCTTGAAGtgcctgatttttttccccccccaccaaCATTAATTAAATTGGGACCAAATTAAAACCGCAAACAGCAGTgagttttcataaaaataaaaaataaaaaaagacaccagTCCAACCAATAATCAGCTCCCCATGGACATCGATGGCGTGACAGTAAGCTGGGATCAGTCATCAAACTGGTGGCATTAGTGGGTCA is a genomic window of Festucalex cinctus isolate MCC-2025b chromosome 2, RoL_Fcin_1.0, whole genome shotgun sequence containing:
- the mlpha gene encoding melanophilin a isoform X3; translated protein: MESKLDLSRLTDEEAKHVWEVIQRDFNLRKNEEERLGKLKDSIEKEDTKRELLGGQTNLADSLCIRCLQPFKFLVNSKRQCLDCRMFICKSCSRYNKKEHGWVCDNCRMTRVLKIGTLGWYHDNIRNRFKRFGSAKVMRSLYKRLNGDGGRDDDTQSMPDVRSNHYAAIDDDQGEMEAQRYKSMRKNKRLLSVHPFDFDSEDYFPSRRSSVQQIQEDRAYRNDAEYDLNQQRMNRRRSLDRFAMRADDYGENRMVRTRSLSKISSVARQQYIDTSDEEECQRFPPMYQPPHRRRNSRASSQENLGQNPPINELNKRMSAIEGLLNRLEEKMSPANKQASGSSGQNEEEKLMKKLSELAGNLGNKGLSSDDEADKKAFLRGKIIGGGRAAATLDSMKDLSSSSDDVPSEAQKVYIASGQSYELETKLRRLEQSAKNRFGGTTDSELSELEDVVALTAARVQSAESEVSDIESKLAALRAAGSKKKVSGSQRKKSSQDQIAKSERNGTARKSNIS
- the mlpha gene encoding melanophilin a isoform X2; translation: MESKLDLSRLTDEEAKHVWEVIQRDFNLRKNEEERLGKLKDSIEKEDTKRELLGGQTNLADSLCIRCLQPFKFLVNSKRQCLDCRMFICKSCSRYNKKEHGWVCDNCRMTRVLKIGTLGWYHDNIRNRFKRFGSAKVMRSLYKRLNGDGGRDDDTQSMPDVRSNHYAAIDDDQGEMEAQRYKSMRKNKRLLSVHPFDFDSEDYFPSRRSSVQQIQEDRAYRNDAEYDLNQQRMNRRRSLDRFAMRADDYGENRMVRTRSLSKISSVARQQYIDTSDEEECQRFPPMYQPPHRRRNSRASSQENLGQNPPINELNKRMSAIEGLLNRLEEKMSPANKASGSSGQNEEEKLMKKLSELAGNLGNKGLSSDDEADKKAFLRGKIIGGGRAAATLDSMKDLSSSSDDVPSEAQKRSTAAALCDLTTEALRTINATENAMVEFGLSEPVDRTHMLGTDAKQADEAFRQLEENVYIASGQSYELETKLRRLEQSAKNRFGGTTDSELSELEDVVALTAARVQSAESEVSDIESKLAALRAAGSKKKVSGSQRKKSSQDQIAKSERNGTARKSNIS
- the mlpha gene encoding melanophilin a isoform X1; protein product: MESKLDLSRLTDEEAKHVWEVIQRDFNLRKNEEERLGKLKDSIEKEDTKRELLGGQTNLADSLCIRCLQPFKFLVNSKRQCLDCRMFICKSCSRYNKKEHGWVCDNCRMTRVLKIGTLGWYHDNIRNRFKRFGSAKVMRSLYKRLNGDGGRDDDTQSMPDVRSNHYAAIDDDQGEMEAQRYKSMRKNKRLLSVHPFDFDSEDYFPSRRSSVQQIQEDRAYRNDAEYDLNQQRMNRRRSLDRFAMRADDYGENRMVRTRSLSKISSVARQQYIDTSDEEECQRFPPMYQPPHRRRNSRASSQENLGQNPPINELNKRMSAIEGLLNRLEEKMSPANKQASGSSGQNEEEKLMKKLSELAGNLGNKGLSSDDEADKKAFLRGKIIGGGRAAATLDSMKDLSSSSDDVPSEAQKRSTAAALCDLTTEALRTINATENAMVEFGLSEPVDRTHMLGTDAKQADEAFRQLEENVYIASGQSYELETKLRRLEQSAKNRFGGTTDSELSELEDVVALTAARVQSAESEVSDIESKLAALRAAGSKKKVSGSQRKKSSQDQIAKSERNGTARKSNIS